The following nucleotide sequence is from Triticum urartu cultivar G1812 unplaced genomic scaffold, Tu2.1 TuUngrouped_contig_5815, whole genome shotgun sequence.
ACCATTCACGTGGGTGAAGCATAATCTAGTCTGTATCATGAAAGGTTAATTTTGCTGCCCCTGGTCGGATTTTGGGGCCTGCAACAGTTTACATCTAGACATTTCTCCATTTTTGCATTTTATTTTTGCACCATCTCCGTTTGCCTGTATATATACCTAGATGTGCTAATTATCAGTTTGACTGTATCATTTCAACTAGTTAAAATTGTCTCAGTTCATCTAGTTAAATTGTCTTAGTTCCAATATATTTACTGTGCTAAGAAAAGTCAAAATATTAGTTAATCATGCTTCCATTTCCTCCAAACAAAAAATGATCTCGGAAGATTATGTCTTTCCCCTTGCATAACAACACATGGAATTACTTCTACAAACCCGGCTAGTGTGAGAGACAAAATGGAAATCACActacataagaaaaaagaattaTGCACCGTGTATCAACCCCCAAGCAACTCACATTTGTTAAAGATGGACTTCTGTCGCATAAACAACAATATCAGGCATTCAGGATGTTGTCCATCGTCATTGAATGATTAAATCACACACACACATATGCTAGTAGGTAGCGCTCTTAAAAAGTGAGTTTATTCCTACGTATATGTACTAGTGACACTACTCTTGCATAAAATTTCTCCTTTTGCAAAAAgtagtttttgcaaaaagaagCAAAAGTCATGTTTACCTGGTCTGCAAAAATGATGCTTGCTAGGTGTTTGTTCTAATGCATATGTGAACATAACACTTTTATTTCTTGTTTTCTTTATACTGAGAAGAAACCTTGTGAAGGTTTAGGGAAACAGAAGGGCTCACCAACAAAAGCCACTAAAAAAGTTAAGAATAATATTGGGGAGGATCAAGTGCAAGAATACAAAAAGTTCAGACTTGAGAAAGCGGAAAAGTTCATAGGCCTCTCCTGTTCACAAACGCATGCCGCTGGCCGCTAGAGATGTGCCGCCGCCATTGCCCATCCAAAATCACAGTGCCTATCGAGTTTCtttgtcaaaagcttgcatcgatggcTAACTCTGTACTATTATTTTACCTACTATTATGCTAATGTTGTACTGGTGCTCTTGCTTATTAAGGCATGCATCAATAGTCAATCTTGAACTGGATGTGCTATTCTATGTTCGGTGACTGGAGCGTTTCTTTAATGGATGTGTTCTTTGGCTGAGGACGTCAACGTTATGTTGTTTTCATACTTTCAACAAAAAATATCTATAAGTTCAAAATGTATAACCCTATAAGTTCactaaaaaacaaaaacaaaaaaatactacATGAGCAAGTAGCCTCCCTGCACTGGACGTCAACGTTATGTTGTTTTCATACTTTCAGCTCACATTGTAGCTTTTTCCAGTTCAATGGATTCCAAAAAGGAAAAAACTATGGATGGGTGATGAATCAACTTCCTGTACTGTTGTGCCATGAGCATTGGACGACCCCAACCACTGGTACCACTGCTTCTCGACCTCCTTCTTGCATCGCCATCTCCTGGTGGGGCTCTGCCGCCGGAGCACTCTGGCCGTTCACAGCCACCACTCCAGGCCGTTCAACGCCACCACCCCAGGCCGTTCATTGCCAGCAGCACCCTGGATCCCACCCCCACCCTGGGAGTTTCAGTTATCGAGTAAGTTTCAGTCCAACTTGAGCTTTCAGTCCATGTGTCGCTTGCTGTTGTGGCCGGTATCCAGGTACATAGTGATGTTCCTATTCATGCATGTAGTGCTGCTCCGTTAAATCACTTGTTTCATCTTGTTTGTTCCAACCACGCTGGATGCCTAGTACTAGTAGCTTGCACTAGCCTATATATGAGCATCTCAAGCCGTTGTTAATAGATGTGAGTAGTACTGATTGTTTTGATTGAGTTGGCGTCTCAGATTACACTGGAGCATGTGTTTTCACAGAGAGTTTAGGTTCCAGATTGCCAAAAGTTCGAAGATAGTGAGATGGATGGGAAACTACCAGACGGAGATGATATTGGACAAATCAAAATTAGTAAAAGAAAGAAAACGCTAGAAGTTCAACTAGGGTAACTTAAAAAGTTCATGAAAAATAAATATAGAAGTTCAGAGAAGAGGGTCGGAAAAGATTTGGGAAAAGACACACACCAAAAAAAACATGGGAAAAGGTCAGTTCAAAAAAAACTTGCCTTAGTTAAGAGTTTATTTGGAGTGGTTAGCAATTCAGTAACTAGAAAAAGGACACATCAGTTCAATTATACTTGCCAGAAGTAGTTAAGAGTTTATTTGCTGTGGTTAAAAAATCAAGCTAATTTTCTGTAGTTCTCAGGTTAGAAAAAGGTCTCATTTCACTTTGCTAAAGTCCATCCAGAATCTTGGAATCCTATGTGGTCTCTGGCAAGGTATGCACAGAATGATATCTACCTCGATGAGTGTAATGTGTTTTCTCACTTCCAGGCCTGGGGATGTTTTTTCATTTGACATACTTCAAGTATTTTGTGGGTAAGTAAACCAATCATGTTTTTGTAGTTCGGAGGGAAATCATAATAAGTTCTAAGGAAATAAATATAGAAGTTCATATTTCGAAACAAATGAAGTATTTGGAAAGTAAAATGAATTATTTCAAAGTACATAACCTTTTATGTTTCGTTGCGAATTTGTAATGTTACTGTACATGAACTTGTGCATGCTAATTGGTGGCTATTGTGTGTGCAGGGTACGTCCAACGACAACGAGCAGGCGGCAAGTGTATTGATGAGCAGCGGGACGGTGGCATGGAGCAGTTGAGTAGGTGTGCGTAGTTCAAGTTCACCAGTATTTGTAAATGCTGGTAGCAGTACTAGTATTTACAAATTTGTAACCTAAGAACTAAGCTTGCATCTCGTTACTTCTATGGAAGCACTGACCTCGTAATATTATTGGACCAACCACTAACTTAAGAATTGGACATGGTGCTCAGTGTATTCTCTCAATCTTGGTTGTTCTTGCAGTGCTTATAAGCTTGACATCTTTGATGAATCCAGCCCAAACTGAAGCATGTCGGTGAGCCGGGGGCTGGGCCAACCACTGTCGTTTATCTACCTCCTTCCCCGGTGAGCCCATGCTCTTCTGCTCTTGACGCTTGAGCCGCCTGCAATTCTTTTCTCTGTTCAAAAATTCCCAAAGCATCAGTACTTTGTATCTGGATACACCATGTTATTTCTGCAAATTTCCATTATGCTTGTATGTCCAAAATATGTGCATTTACTACTTTTGATTTGTTGTAGTGCAGAGAAGTTACCCTGTTGCGGGCTGACCTGGAGGCGGCTTCGACACAATTGCAGGACCACCACGCAAGCTTCCTCAAGGAGCTCATGCCCAACGATACTACAAGAAAAAACTGCTCCAGTTTTGAACTACTTATTCAGTCATGCTATTACCGAGTGAAAAATGGAGTGAAAGAGTATTGCAATTGATCTCTCTTAGACCCTGTCAATCCTCTATCTATCCTTTCTTTGCTTGTTTTTTGGTCTGTAATTCAAGAACTTTGACCTTCGTAATTCGGTTTTTGGTTAATTTATTATGCCTAGTACAAACCATTAAATCTGAAGAGGCTTCTAATAGCAAGAAAATGTGCAGTCGGTGTGGTGTATATGTCATTCATGTATGAAATTTTGCGGTCGGTGTTGTGTATATGTTATTCATGTACATGTATTATTCATGTGAAAAAAATTCTATATATGATGAGACGATTGCTACTTCAAAGAAGGTATAGTACATGACAGCTTGATGTGCATGCAAGAATAAGAAAATGGTTTGAATCAAAAATATTGATCAGTACGAATTAAAAACAACGATCAGTTTGGAAAATAAAAGATGGTTAGGTTTTGGTATTCTGTGACATTGACATCCAAGAAAACATCCAAGTTCTGCAACTGATCCGTCCAGATAGGACAAGGAGGTCAGTCCAGCAGGTGCATCTCAAGTGTCATGTCAGTGCGCCGCCCACCAGTCACCATGCCTCTCCGCCGCATGTCGTGTCGTGTCGCCTTGCCATCAACCACCGTTGTGGCTCAGCCCTGTAGTGCTTCCACGATCACCACACTCAGCTTTGTTCTATCGTTGTCCTCGCCTTGCTCTCCTCAATATTGGCATTACAAAAACACCGCAAGTTCACAATTACTCTTAAAAACAGCACGATGAGTCTCACCGTATTTCAAAATTACTCTTAAAATATGGGAGCAAGTACAAAATCATAAAGACATTCGTCCAAAGTATTCTTTTTTCGGAACCATTCAAAACTACTCTGTGAAAAATACCTCAGTACAAACATAGACATAGATCAGTACGAGTACTCTATTTTTTAGACACAATGGATTTCACCTTATTCAAAATTACTTTAAAACGGTTTTGAAGTAgagaaaacgttcaacatgacTAAGCTTTGCATTTTCgatagctatccaacggtatattatttgccctaTTTCGACAAACTTTTTAAAAAAACCGCGTTCAAAACCAATTTTAACCGTATTTGAATTCGTATTTAAACTGTAAagaattagaaaaaactttctaTACGCAAAAGTTGCGCATtttccatagctttccaacgccgtatcattTGCGTCAATCCGACAAACCTTTTGCAAAAAAACAGTGAAAAAACATTTCGCCCAGAATTTCACCGTTTTTCAAATTACTtttaaatcatataaaatttgaaaaaatagtagatatatggaagatgcggattttcacaagctttccaacgccatctCATTTGCTCAATTCCGACAAACCGTTTAAAAATTAAGTCGAAAATACGATTC
It contains:
- the LOC125529749 gene encoding uncharacterized protein LOC125529749 — encoded protein: MNQLPVLLCHEHWTTPTTGTTASRPPSCIAISWWGSAAGALWPFTATTPGRSTPPPQAVHCQQHPGSHPHPGSFSYRVRKRSHFTLLKSIQNLGILCGLWQGYVQRQRAGGKCIDEQRDGGMEQLSSAYKLDIFDESSPN